The region TGCCACGGCATCAGGACGTTCATGAGCGAGGATTGCACCCCGGCCCTCGCGCTCCCGGCTGCGAAGGTGCGCTCGGTGCGGTGGGGGAAGCGGAAGATCCAGAGGAGCTTCAGGACATAGACGATCCCGAGGAATGACAGAGCGACGATCTGCACCTCGTCCTGGAGCACGCGCAGGAGCGGACTCATCGATGGCTCCCCTTCCACGAAGCCTCTGTTCTCTAGACGCAGCCGTCGGGTTTCGGAAGGCCGGCGACTTTGCAGGCTCCCTTCGCCGGTCCGGAGGGGAACAGATCGTAGATCTGACGAAGCGGAATGCCGGTGGTCTTGCACATCGTTCGCACCATCGGCGCCAGATTCGTCTCGAGGAAGTGGCTCCTGATGAAGCGGACGACTTTCCAGTGGTCATCAGTGAGGGTCTGCAGACCTTCCTGGTCCTTGGCAAGGGCAAGTGCCACGCCGTCGTCCCACTCCTGAGGTCTAAGCAGGAACCCTTCCTCGTTGAGTTCGAGCGTTCTTCCTTGATAGTCGAGATGCGGCATGGTCGCCCTCCCCGCAGGGCATTCTATCCTTTTTGATCTTGCGGAGAAAGCCGGACGCCGCCTTGCACGGGAGGTTCGATCGGGCCGTCTCTGCCGAGCTCCCATGCGCCAGCATGTTCGCCGACACCCCCAGGGCGATCGATCTTGCCTCCCCGTGATCGATCGCAGCCGACGGACCCCGATCGAACCAACCCCTGCGCGATCTGAGGAAAGCAGGAAGCCTGCCGCTCCGCGGATCTTTGCGAGAATCCGCAACCGCTTGACCGGCGGGAGAATCGGCCGATGCGATCGCTCGGCGAACCGGCAGGCGGCGTGAATGTTACGGGGGAAGCGACACCCGGCGACATCGCTCATCCGGATGTCGCCTTGTGTCTCGGATCGCCCGGGTCATGAGAAGCCCAGCAACTCCGACATCCGCTGCGCGTTTCTCGCCGCGCGCCCCGCGTGGCAGTTATTGAAGAAGAGGTAGGTGTCTGTCGTTCGACTCCCGAGGTCCTGGATCGACGAGAGCCACTCGAGCAGCTCCGAATCCGGATAGTCGTAGTCGTACCGGTCGCCTCCCCCCCTCCCCCACCAGTTGGCCGCGTTCCTGCCATGGAAGCGAACGTACCCCACGCCGTTCGTCTCCTCGACGATCGCCGGGAAGAGGCCCGGCAGACGGGGCTCGTCGACCGCGCAGAAGCCGAGCCCCATCTCCCTCAGCTCCTCGAAGGTCTCCCGCCCGGCCCACGAGTCGTGACGGAACTCGACGAAGACCGGCCTCCCCCCCATCCCGTCCCCGATCCTTCTCAGGTGCTCGACGTTCTCGACGCTACGCTTGAACGCCCAGGGGAACTGGGCGAGCGCGCCATGGAACTTGCCCGCCTCCTCGAGAGGAGAGACGACATCGAGAAAGGCGCGGAAGTGCGCGGGATCCGACACGCGCTTGTGCGTGACATCCTGGTGCATCTTGACGAGGAAGCGGAAGCCGTCGGGGGTCTTCCTCTCCATCTGCCGCAGGACGACCGGATGCGGAAGGCGATAGTAG is a window of Candidatus Eisenbacteria bacterium DNA encoding:
- the tusE gene encoding TusE/DsrC/DsvC family sulfur relay protein, coding for MPHLDYQGRTLELNEEGFLLRPQEWDDGVALALAKDQEGLQTLTDDHWKVVRFIRSHFLETNLAPMVRTMCKTTGIPLRQIYDLFPSGPAKGACKVAGLPKPDGCV
- a CDS encoding DUF72 domain-containing protein, whose product is MIWIGTSGYSFDDWAGVFYPPGTRPGNRLNHYATKFKAVEVNSTYYRLPHPVVLRQMERKTPDGFRFLVKMHQDVTHKRVSDPAHFRAFLDVVSPLEEAGKFHGALAQFPWAFKRSVENVEHLRRIGDGMGGRPVFVEFRHDSWAGRETFEELREMGLGFCAVDEPRLPGLFPAIVEETNGVGYVRFHGRNAANWWGRGGGDRYDYDYPDSELLEWLSSIQDLGSRTTDTYLFFNNCHAGRAARNAQRMSELLGFS